A genomic region of Candidatus Thermoplasmatota archaeon contains the following coding sequences:
- a CDS encoding response regulator produces the protein MNEIVLIVDDESMIHELLGINLQKMKTPVEIHNALTGEEAIEIYKTLLDKGKRPDLVVMDLNLSGKDNITNIETHMKGVGKMDGVRTTEEILKIDPKARIWGYTAWFDTEWSKNFEKYADKIVERTIPFHKFSEMVDKFFQ, from the coding sequence ATGAATGAAATAGTATTGATAGTGGATGATGAGTCCATGATTCATGAATTGCTTGGGATAAATTTGCAGAAAATGAAAACACCGGTTGAAATTCATAATGCATTGACTGGAGAGGAAGCCATAGAAATCTACAAAACGCTATTGGATAAAGGTAAGAGACCGGACCTCGTTGTCATGGATTTGAATCTGTCTGGAAAGGATAACATAACTAACATAGAGACGCACATGAAAGGTGTTGGAAAAATGGACGGAGTGAGAACAACTGAGGAAATATTGAAAATAGACCCAAAAGCACGAATATGGGGTTATACCGCTTGGTTTGATACAGAATGGAGCAAAAATTTTGAAAAATATGCTGATAAAATTGTTGAAAGGACGATTCCTTTTCATAAATTTTCGGAAATGGTAGACAAATTTTTTCAATAA
- the fbp gene encoding fructose-1,6-bisphosphate aldolase/phosphatase: MKTTFSIIKADVGGFPGHSSVHPKLIGVAEKSLSEAKESGLLIDFHVTHCGDDLELLMTHTKGENDEEVHSLAWETFRKATDMAKNLGLYGAGQDMLKDAFSGNIRGMGPGIAEMEFTERKSEPLIAFLMDKTEPGAFNLPIFKIFADPFNTAGLVIDPSIHSGFRFEIWDIFEHKKVFMNLPEEMYDALALIGAKSRFVIKRIYPREGKLPVDEPVAVVSTEKLYQIAGEYVGKDDPVAAVRSQSGLPALGEVLEGFAFPHLVSGWMRGSHNGPIMPVSVNQARCTRFDGPPRVVSLGFQIKEGKMVGPADLFDDPAFDYTRKKAMEVTDYMRRHGPFEPHRLPLADMEYTTLPKVMEKLKGRFEDAG, encoded by the coding sequence ATGAAAACAACATTCAGTATTATAAAAGCAGATGTTGGGGGCTTTCCAGGTCATTCATCAGTTCACCCAAAACTTATCGGAGTTGCAGAGAAAAGCCTTTCAGAAGCGAAGGAAAGCGGATTGCTTATCGATTTTCATGTTACCCATTGTGGCGATGACCTCGAATTGTTGATGACGCATACTAAAGGGGAAAACGATGAAGAGGTGCATTCCCTTGCCTGGGAAACATTTAGGAAAGCAACCGATATGGCTAAAAATTTGGGTCTATACGGTGCGGGCCAGGATATGCTTAAAGACGCTTTTTCTGGCAACATACGGGGTATGGGCCCAGGCATAGCGGAAATGGAATTTACAGAAAGAAAATCTGAGCCGCTTATTGCCTTTTTAATGGATAAAACTGAGCCCGGTGCATTCAACTTGCCCATCTTCAAAATTTTTGCTGACCCATTCAATACTGCAGGGCTTGTTATCGACCCGTCCATCCATTCGGGTTTTCGCTTTGAAATATGGGACATATTTGAACACAAAAAAGTATTCATGAATCTACCAGAAGAAATGTATGACGCCCTTGCCCTCATAGGGGCAAAATCGCGGTTTGTGATAAAAAGAATCTATCCAAGAGAAGGAAAGCTGCCGGTGGATGAGCCTGTGGCTGTTGTTTCCACGGAAAAACTCTACCAGATTGCAGGGGAGTATGTTGGCAAGGATGACCCGGTTGCCGCTGTCCGCTCTCAGTCTGGATTGCCTGCCTTGGGTGAGGTGCTGGAAGGGTTTGCATTCCCGCATCTGGTTTCTGGATGGATGCGTGGCTCTCATAATGGGCCAATTATGCCGGTATCTGTAAATCAGGCGAGATGCACTCGATTTGACGGCCCTCCGAGAGTTGTCTCTCTAGGTTTCCAGATAAAGGAAGGAAAGATGGTTGGTCCTGCCGATCTGTTTGACGACCCTGCTTTTGATTACACCCGCAAGAAAGCAATGGAAGTGACAGATTATATGAGACGCCACGGTCCTTTTGAGCCTCACCGCTTACCGTTAGCGGACATGGAGTATACAACGCTGCCCAAAGTCATGGAAAAGTTGAAAGGAAGATTTGAGGATGCTGGATAG
- a CDS encoding XTP/dITP diphosphatase, whose product MKIYFVTSNDKKFEEVKKMLPGHEIIRKFMAYPEIQVDNLEEVAEFGIEFLMKRMNGNVMIEDSGLFTQALNGFPGVYSAYVFKSIGNSGILKLMDGVKDRKACFKSVIAFYDGEVKFFEGKCHGHISECTRGKEGFGYDPIFIPEGCKKTFGEMKKKEKSEYSHRGKAVSKLREFLER is encoded by the coding sequence ATGAAGATTTATTTCGTAACGAGTAACGACAAAAAATTTGAAGAAGTAAAGAAAATGCTTCCCGGACATGAGATAATAAGAAAATTTATGGCATATCCAGAAATACAGGTGGACAACCTTGAAGAAGTGGCAGAGTTCGGAATTGAGTTTTTAATGAAAAGAATGAACGGCAACGTAATGATTGAAGATTCCGGTTTATTTACACAAGCATTGAACGGATTTCCCGGAGTTTATTCAGCATACGTGTTTAAGAGCATAGGAAACAGTGGCATACTAAAATTAATGGATGGGGTGAAAGATAGAAAGGCGTGCTTCAAATCCGTTATAGCATTTTATGACGGAGAAGTAAAATTTTTCGAGGGAAAATGCCACGGCCATATTTCTGAATGTACAAGGGGAAAAGAAGGCTTCGGCTACGACCCTATTTTTATTCCAGAAGGATGCAAAAAAACATTTGGAGAAATGAAGAAAAAAGAAAAAAGTGAATATTCACATAGGGGTAAAGCCGTTTCAAAACTGAGAGAATTTTTAGAGAGATGA
- a CDS encoding KEOPS complex kinase/ATPase Bud32, with protein sequence MEKLIGRGAEAEIYLSEWMGRDVVTKKRIKKKYRIKEIDEEMRRQRTKKEALLMEEARKSGTSVPIIYDVDLNEMKITMQYVNGDRIKDCIDGLDKERQKAICKKIGESIASLHKNGIIHGDITTSNLILANGNIYFIDFGLGEISNEAEKQGVDLHLLMGAFKAAHRNTELFQWVFEAYEKKFDMAGEIRKKMKEIAERGRYVVRE encoded by the coding sequence ATGGAGAAATTAATAGGGAGGGGGGCAGAGGCTGAGATTTATCTTTCGGAATGGATGGGGAGGGATGTGGTTACAAAAAAAAGAATAAAAAAGAAGTACAGAATAAAAGAAATAGACGAGGAAATGAGAAGGCAAAGGACGAAAAAAGAGGCTCTGCTAATGGAAGAAGCAAGGAAATCGGGCACGTCCGTTCCCATAATATATGATGTCGACCTGAATGAAATGAAGATAACAATGCAGTATGTCAATGGAGATAGGATAAAAGATTGCATAGATGGACTGGATAAAGAAAGACAGAAGGCCATATGCAAAAAGATTGGTGAAAGTATTGCCTCTCTCCATAAAAATGGCATAATACATGGAGATATTACAACATCAAATCTCATTCTTGCCAATGGCAATATATACTTCATCGATTTTGGGCTGGGAGAAATAAGTAATGAGGCAGAAAAGCAGGGAGTTGATCTTCACCTTTTAATGGGAGCATTCAAGGCAGCCCATAGGAATACAGAGCTGTTTCAATGGGTTTTTGAGGCGTATGAAAAAAAGTTTGATATGGCAGGGGAAATAAGAAAAAAGATGAAAGAGATAGCCGAAAGGGGGAGATACGTGGTGAGGGAATGA
- a CDS encoding bifunctional N(6)-L-threonylcarbamoyladenine synthase/serine/threonine protein kinase — protein sequence MICLGIEGTAHTVGIGIVQDNPIKILSNVSSVYSPPSGGIHPREASNHHGSVFINVLKKSLENANIGFGDVDIIGFSIGPGLGPCLRTVATAARSLALYLKKPLLGVNHCIAHLEIGRAVTGANDPVLLYVSGGNTQVIAFLNGRYRVFGETLDIGIGNCLDKFGRKMGMKFPAGPKIEEMARKGKKYVPLPYSVKGMDVSFSGILTAAMALLRKESTEDICFSMQETCFSMLTEVAERAMAHTEKEEILLGGGVASNKRLQEMVKEMAEERGGKFYCPPSELLVDNGAMIAWTAILMSKSGIEMRMEDTAIKQNFRTDEVNITWRN from the coding sequence ATGATTTGCCTTGGCATAGAAGGCACAGCACATACTGTTGGTATAGGTATAGTTCAGGATAACCCCATTAAAATTCTGTCCAATGTTTCAAGCGTGTACAGCCCCCCTTCAGGAGGGATACACCCAAGAGAAGCATCGAATCACCACGGCTCTGTATTTATAAATGTTCTTAAAAAAAGTCTGGAGAATGCAAACATTGGATTTGGAGACGTGGATATAATCGGATTTTCGATAGGACCAGGACTGGGGCCCTGCCTCCGCACTGTCGCCACCGCCGCCCGCTCCCTCGCCCTTTATTTGAAAAAGCCTTTGTTGGGAGTCAATCACTGCATCGCCCATCTTGAAATTGGGAGAGCGGTAACTGGGGCGAATGATCCGGTGCTTCTTTACGTATCAGGGGGAAATACGCAGGTGATAGCATTTTTGAACGGTAGATACAGGGTTTTTGGAGAAACTCTCGACATAGGCATAGGGAATTGCCTGGATAAATTTGGAAGGAAAATGGGCATGAAATTTCCCGCTGGGCCAAAAATTGAAGAAATGGCGAGAAAGGGAAAGAAGTATGTTCCGCTGCCCTATTCGGTTAAGGGGATGGACGTCTCTTTTTCTGGCATACTTACCGCCGCCATGGCCCTCTTAAGAAAGGAAAGCACGGAAGATATATGTTTTTCGATGCAGGAAACGTGCTTTTCGATGCTGACCGAGGTTGCAGAAAGGGCAATGGCGCATACCGAAAAGGAAGAAATCTTGCTGGGAGGAGGTGTGGCTTCCAATAAAAGACTGCAAGAGATGGTTAAAGAAATGGCGGAAGAAAGAGGGGGAAAATTTTACTGCCCTCCATCAGAATTGCTTGTAGATAATGGGGCAATGATAGCATGGACGGCGATACTCATGAGCAAGAGCGGTATTGAGATGAGGATGGAAGACACGGCCATAAAGCAGAATTTTCGCACCGATGAGGTAAATATCACATGGAGAAATTAA
- a CDS encoding PKD domain-containing protein, translated as MKYGIVLLAIIISIPLATVGPIGVASSPSIFYVGGSGPGNYTSIQNAIDAAGDGDLIQVCPGVYNENIFANKGVIIIGEDAIIDGGMTGNVIHITANYTLISGFFIRGSGVTAAGILIAAYHVEVHGCTITDNFYGIYAEGEGCNISHNNFLNNTHNAWDSGDNEWDDGAEGNYWSDYNGGDADRDGIGDSPYDIEGGTNRDNHPFIYQYGPPAAIFEYHVDGIEVVFNGSFSIDYDGTIVNWTWNFGDENTSYGKEVTHFYNENGIYIANLTVKDNDGKTGSSQKEIIIDMEPPLTICNAVPQQPNGNYGWYVSNVWLSFDGSDSLSGVNYTKYRIDMRSWKEYKESIVLKNDGYHSVQYYSVDNYGNEEDTKYLSLKIDKTAPYTIFEPEINGSQWYRTNAVVFLEGHDNTSGISSTHYRINGGAFALYTGSFNITEGINRINYFSRDNAGNAEPLKSCEIKIDKTPPQIKITSPKKSYLYIMGREILPINGFTLIIGGIEINANAYDTISGIQKVKFYIDDTLRHTDNATPYTWEWNETAIGQYSVKVVAYDMAGNTASSEADVIIFNFK; from the coding sequence ATGAAATATGGTATTGTTTTGCTTGCGATAATAATATCCATTCCTCTTGCAACAGTAGGGCCGATAGGGGTAGCATCAAGCCCTTCAATATTTTATGTGGGTGGCTCCGGGCCGGGCAATTATACCAGTATTCAGAATGCTATCGATGCTGCAGGTGACGGAGATCTGATACAGGTTTGTCCAGGAGTGTATAACGAAAATATTTTTGCAAACAAAGGCGTTATCATAATTGGTGAGGATGCCATCATTGATGGTGGTATGACAGGAAACGTAATCCATATCACCGCCAATTATACCCTGATATCGGGATTTTTCATAAGGGGCAGTGGTGTTACCGCCGCTGGGATACTAATAGCAGCATATCATGTAGAGGTGCATGGATGTACCATAACAGATAACTTTTATGGCATATATGCCGAAGGCGAGGGATGTAACATCTCCCACAACAACTTTCTAAACAATACACACAATGCATGGGATAGCGGAGATAATGAATGGGACGATGGGGCTGAGGGAAATTACTGGAGTGATTATAATGGGGGCGATGCAGATAGGGATGGAATCGGGGACTCGCCTTATGATATTGAAGGGGGAACTAACCGGGATAACCATCCGTTCATTTACCAGTATGGACCGCCTGCCGCAATATTTGAATATCATGTTGATGGAATAGAGGTTGTATTCAATGGATCCTTTTCTATAGATTATGATGGCACCATTGTTAACTGGACATGGAACTTTGGAGACGAAAATACGAGTTACGGTAAAGAAGTAACCCATTTTTATAATGAAAACGGCATATATATTGCAAATCTAACGGTCAAAGATAACGATGGAAAAACGGGCAGTTCTCAAAAAGAAATAATCATTGATATGGAACCTCCTTTAACAATATGCAATGCGGTTCCACAACAACCAAATGGCAATTACGGGTGGTATGTTAGCAATGTCTGGCTTAGTTTTGATGGTTCTGATAGCCTATCGGGTGTAAACTACACAAAATATAGAATTGATATGAGGAGCTGGAAGGAATACAAGGAAAGCATAGTTTTGAAAAATGATGGCTACCATTCAGTACAATATTACTCCGTTGATAATTATGGAAACGAGGAAGATACAAAATACCTTTCTTTAAAAATTGATAAAACGGCACCATATACCATATTCGAACCGGAAATAAATGGTAGTCAATGGTACAGAACAAATGCCGTAGTTTTTCTCGAAGGACACGACAATACGTCCGGCATATCCTCCACACACTATAGAATAAATGGCGGGGCATTTGCCCTTTATACAGGCTCCTTTAATATAACTGAAGGCATAAACAGGATAAACTATTTTTCACGCGATAATGCAGGAAATGCCGAACCGCTGAAAAGTTGTGAAATAAAAATAGATAAAACGCCGCCGCAGATAAAAATAACTTCTCCAAAGAAATCTTATCTATATATAATGGGTAGAGAGATACTCCCGATCAACGGATTCACCCTGATTATAGGCGGCATAGAAATAAATGCAAATGCATATGATACAATTTCTGGAATACAAAAAGTGAAGTTTTATATCGATGACACTTTGAGACATACAGACAATGCCACACCTTATACCTGGGAATGGAATGAGACCGCTATTGGACAATACAGCGTAAAAGTTGTAGCTTATGATATGGCAGGAAATACGGCGAGTAGCGAAGCTGATGTAATAATTTTCAATTTCAAATAA
- a CDS encoding aminotransferase class I/II-fold pyridoxal phosphate-dependent enzyme, protein MIQPSERSKGVSYAIREVVLLARKLEKKGIKILKLNIGDPIAYDFDTPQHIKDALYEGARDGYNGYAPSEGYKELREKIAMREKRRNGMDYNPDDICVTTGVTEALQIFLSATLNAGDEILVPGPTYPPYNLVTRFNGAEPVAYRTIEDESWQPDVDDIRKKITDKTKAIVIINPNNPTGAVYSKHTIKEMVDIAVENNIAVISDEIYDDIVFEKHQYATASLAKDAPIITFNGFSKVYLVPGWRMGYAIFNNPDGKLDKIEEAFLRIARARLCANSVCQRAMIAALDGPQDHIPKMVKKLRGRSTFAYSRLNEIDGISTAKPDGAFYIFPKIEAIDGWKDDKEFVLDVLNESHVLLVHGSGFSPEYGKYHFRAVTLPPMEMLEETFNRLESFMEKRIK, encoded by the coding sequence ATGATACAACCGTCAGAAAGATCAAAGGGTGTATCCTATGCAATAAGAGAGGTTGTTTTGCTAGCGAGAAAATTAGAGAAAAAGGGCATAAAAATCCTTAAATTAAATATCGGCGATCCGATTGCTTATGATTTTGACACACCCCAGCATATAAAAGATGCATTATACGAAGGGGCGAGAGATGGCTACAATGGTTATGCTCCTTCGGAAGGATATAAGGAACTGAGAGAAAAAATAGCAATGAGGGAAAAGAGAAGAAATGGCATGGATTACAATCCTGATGACATCTGCGTAACCACGGGTGTGACGGAAGCTCTGCAAATTTTTCTCTCGGCAACTCTCAATGCCGGCGACGAGATTCTTGTGCCTGGCCCTACATATCCTCCCTATAATTTGGTGACGAGATTTAATGGGGCAGAACCTGTTGCATACAGGACAATTGAAGATGAGAGCTGGCAGCCTGATGTGGACGATATAAGGAAAAAAATAACGGACAAAACGAAAGCGATTGTGATAATAAACCCAAACAATCCTACGGGTGCCGTATATTCCAAACATACGATAAAAGAGATGGTGGACATCGCCGTGGAAAATAATATTGCGGTTATTTCGGATGAGATATACGATGACATTGTTTTCGAAAAGCATCAGTATGCAACGGCCTCACTTGCAAAAGATGCGCCAATAATTACGTTCAATGGTTTTTCCAAAGTTTATCTTGTTCCCGGCTGGAGGATGGGATATGCCATTTTTAACAACCCAGACGGCAAACTCGATAAAATAGAAGAGGCATTCCTTAGAATAGCAAGAGCACGGCTGTGTGCAAATTCCGTCTGCCAGCGTGCCATGATCGCCGCTTTGGATGGCCCACAGGATCACATACCCAAGATGGTAAAAAAATTGAGAGGGAGAAGTACTTTTGCTTACAGCAGACTGAACGAAATAGACGGCATATCTACCGCAAAGCCCGATGGTGCCTTCTATATATTCCCGAAAATAGAGGCCATTGATGGATGGAAGGACGACAAGGAGTTTGTGCTCGATGTTTTGAATGAATCGCATGTATTGCTTGTCCACGGTTCCGGTTTTTCACCGGAATATGGAAAATATCATTTCAGAGCTGTGACTTTGCCACCCATGGAAATGCTGGAGGAAACCTTTAATAGGCTTGAGTCTTTTATGGAGAAGAGGATAAAATGA
- a CDS encoding FKBP-type peptidyl-prolyl cis-trans isomerase, whose amino-acid sequence MKLERPVILAIVILVAIAAAAGGYYGYELWKEKQPLKVEKGDFVEIYYIGYFENGSIFDSSFSDENITKDTPFNESMGLAPLRAYIGDGVPSSYPEGWGAGNYNVIEGLWEGMLKMKEGDEKKLSIRPEKAYGLPVQEGITFFSDFTGVRLNFMIIDINSTNGTISLKWMPEIGEKFTMPMYWADGYIEYPYWIWENATEVISFNNTTATIKTTPNKMDDLTLFPFWENATEASFNDISVSLTTNPEIGSSFTYYGYTYNVEDVTEDKINISIVYGNETYYQEVDKTVVFNRTLNVTRIFGEIPEDYLKKDLKNEGYTSDEMAGETLYYKIKVNHIYKLG is encoded by the coding sequence ATGAAATTGGAAAGACCCGTGATACTGGCTATAGTTATACTTGTTGCTATTGCTGCGGCGGCAGGCGGATACTATGGATACGAACTCTGGAAGGAAAAGCAGCCCCTCAAGGTGGAGAAAGGAGATTTTGTTGAAATTTACTATATTGGCTACTTTGAAAACGGCAGCATATTTGATTCCTCCTTCAGTGATGAAAATATTACCAAGGATACGCCTTTCAATGAAAGCATGGGCCTTGCTCCTTTAAGGGCGTACATAGGAGATGGTGTGCCTTCGAGCTATCCTGAAGGATGGGGTGCTGGAAATTATAATGTTATCGAGGGGTTGTGGGAAGGAATGCTTAAAATGAAGGAAGGCGATGAAAAGAAATTGTCCATACGCCCTGAAAAAGCATACGGTCTTCCAGTGCAGGAGGGCATAACTTTCTTTTCAGATTTCACTGGTGTACGGCTAAATTTCATGATAATAGATATAAATTCAACTAATGGCACCATAAGTTTGAAATGGATGCCAGAAATTGGAGAAAAATTTACCATGCCGATGTACTGGGCAGACGGATACATTGAGTACCCTTACTGGATATGGGAAAATGCCACAGAAGTTATATCTTTTAATAACACAACTGCAACGATAAAAACGACTCCAAACAAAATGGATGACCTGACTCTATTTCCATTCTGGGAAAATGCCACAGAAGCATCTTTCAATGATATCTCTGTATCCCTCACCACCAATCCGGAAATAGGCTCAAGTTTTACTTATTACGGGTATACATATAACGTTGAAGACGTAACAGAAGACAAAATAAACATTTCTATTGTCTATGGAAACGAGACGTACTATCAGGAAGTCGATAAAACCGTAGTATTCAACAGAACCTTAAATGTCACAAGAATATTTGGGGAAATACCGGAAGATTATCTGAAAAAAGATTTGAAAAACGAAGGTTACACTTCTGATGAGATGGCTGGTGAAACCCTGTACTACAAAATCAAAGTAAATCATATTTACAAGTTAGGCTAG
- a CDS encoding DHH family phosphoesterase yields the protein MLDSVTGQAEKLAEELKRNKEIHIVTHIDADGISAGAIAKKCLDREGIENSIQFIKQLDNNTIEKIKDIGNLTWFTDLGSGVISKLDGLEYIITDHHMPDIEGGKKVMQWRHFNPHVYGIDGGKEISGAGLAYIVAMAINKKNADMADLAIVGASGDLQDFVSCRLEGWNREIANLGKDMGILDVKNDIRAFGRQTRPVYKILQYADDPILPGLTGRKGACISFLRKLGIDLKDEKKWRKWIDLNQTERKKIISALVELLIKKGFGNAFSLRLVGEVYELEKEEIGTELRDAKEYSTLLNSTARYGHAEVGLKICMGDRSEYLKKAIALQRNHRKNIANGIQFVKKEGIQEYGILQYFNAGRNIRDTVVGIIAGIVLHSNQARNSSPIIGFADKENGDVKASARTTVPLVNKGIDLSKAMHKVADRLGGTGGGHEIAAGAVIPRGKEDEFLEMLDKEIKNQLT from the coding sequence ATGCTGGACAGCGTAACGGGACAAGCAGAAAAATTAGCTGAGGAACTGAAAAGGAATAAAGAAATTCATATCGTTACCCACATAGATGCCGATGGAATATCCGCGGGGGCCATAGCAAAAAAATGTCTTGATCGCGAGGGAATAGAGAATAGCATCCAATTTATCAAACAACTTGATAATAACACTATCGAAAAAATTAAAGATATCGGAAATTTAACGTGGTTTACAGACCTTGGAAGCGGCGTCATTTCAAAACTTGATGGATTGGAGTATATCATCACGGACCACCATATGCCCGATATCGAAGGCGGGAAAAAGGTAATGCAGTGGAGGCACTTCAATCCACATGTTTATGGAATCGATGGGGGAAAAGAAATATCGGGAGCAGGTCTTGCCTATATAGTAGCCATGGCGATAAATAAAAAAAATGCGGATATGGCCGATCTTGCAATAGTGGGTGCCTCGGGTGACCTCCAGGATTTTGTCTCGTGCAGGCTTGAGGGATGGAATAGGGAAATAGCAAATCTTGGAAAAGATATGGGCATATTGGACGTAAAAAACGATATAAGGGCATTCGGCAGGCAGACAAGACCCGTTTACAAAATTTTGCAGTATGCAGATGACCCGATTCTTCCTGGCCTCACTGGGAGGAAAGGTGCGTGCATATCATTCCTGAGGAAGTTGGGCATAGACCTGAAAGATGAAAAGAAATGGAGGAAATGGATCGACCTGAATCAAACTGAGAGAAAAAAAATCATTTCTGCACTGGTTGAACTTTTGATAAAGAAAGGTTTTGGAAATGCATTTTCTTTGCGTCTTGTCGGGGAGGTATATGAGCTGGAAAAAGAAGAGATTGGAACAGAGCTGAGAGATGCAAAGGAATATTCAACTCTTCTGAATTCGACGGCCAGATATGGACATGCTGAAGTCGGACTCAAAATATGCATGGGTGACAGGAGTGAATACCTCAAAAAGGCAATAGCCCTTCAAAGAAACCACCGTAAGAATATTGCAAATGGCATTCAATTCGTAAAAAAAGAAGGCATCCAGGAATATGGAATACTGCAGTATTTCAATGCGGGCAGAAATATAAGAGATACGGTCGTGGGCATCATAGCCGGCATAGTTCTTCATTCCAATCAGGCAAGAAATAGCAGCCCGATCATAGGATTTGCTGATAAAGAAAATGGGGATGTGAAGGCATCCGCAAGAACAACCGTGCCTCTGGTAAACAAGGGAATTGACTTATCAAAGGCGATGCATAAAGTAGCAGACAGACTGGGAGGGACCGGAGGGGGGCATGAAATAGCCGCTGGTGCCGTCATCCCGAGGGGAAAGGAAGATGAATTTCTCGAAATGCTGGATAAGGAGATAAAAAATCAGCTTACCTAG
- a CDS encoding 6-hydroxymethylpterin diphosphokinase MptE-like protein — MDFREWEPIYESILIDFGYNRKEDEHSANLLYSMAKKKCVDAQILRNKIHEKKVTICGAAENLEGNIKKIDGTVIAADEATSILMDEILPDIIVTDLDGNVDDQIIANGRDSVAVIHAHGDNVEAIKKYVPRFRGKIVLTTQSRPFDNVHNFGGFTDGDRAFFMAKHFGAKEIVLLGFDFEKPRQKEGKDTEIKRRKLRWAKKLIEGY; from the coding sequence ATGGATTTCCGGGAATGGGAGCCGATTTATGAATCCATTCTCATTGATTTCGGCTACAACAGGAAGGAGGATGAACACTCTGCAAATTTGCTTTATTCGATGGCAAAGAAAAAATGTGTTGATGCACAAATTTTGAGGAATAAAATACATGAAAAAAAAGTTACGATATGCGGTGCCGCCGAGAATCTTGAAGGCAATATCAAAAAAATTGATGGTACAGTCATAGCCGCCGATGAAGCTACTTCCATTTTGATGGATGAAATCCTTCCAGACATAATTGTTACCGACTTGGACGGAAATGTGGATGATCAGATTATAGCCAATGGGAGGGATAGCGTTGCAGTTATCCATGCACACGGGGACAATGTGGAAGCGATAAAAAAATACGTACCTCGTTTTAGAGGCAAAATAGTGTTAACGACTCAATCCAGGCCGTTTGATAATGTCCATAATTTTGGCGGATTTACTGACGGCGATAGGGCATTCTTCATGGCAAAACACTTCGGTGCCAAAGAAATAGTTCTGCTTGGCTTCGATTTTGAAAAGCCGAGGCAAAAAGAAGGCAAAGATACTGAAATAAAAAGAAGAAAGCTTAGATGGGCAAAAAAATTGATAGAAGGATATTGA
- the guaA gene encoding glutamine-hydrolyzing GMP synthase yields the protein MFDAMGFIKSAVKEIKEKVDGKAVIATSGGVDSTVAAKLGSMALGKNLIAIYVDTGYMRKGEGEEVKKIVEHMGITLHYVDASEEFYKALSGITDPEKKRKIIGGKFIRVFEREALKENAEYLIQGTIAPDWIESGGGLRDTIKSHHNVGGLPSDIKLKIVEPLRDLYKDEVRNVARALNLEVAEKQPFPGPGLAVRIIGEATAEKAKVIREACHIVEEEIENAVEQKKMSEPWQYFAVLLPVKTVGVHGDKRAYGYTIAIRSVESVDAMTANFSKIPYDVLDKISTRITNELKEVNRVIYDITNKPPGTVEWE from the coding sequence ATGTTTGATGCCATGGGTTTTATAAAAAGTGCGGTGAAAGAAATTAAAGAGAAAGTGGATGGAAAGGCAGTGATAGCAACTTCCGGTGGTGTCGATTCCACGGTTGCCGCCAAACTTGGAAGCATGGCTCTCGGCAAAAATCTGATTGCCATATACGTGGATACGGGTTATATGAGGAAGGGGGAAGGAGAAGAGGTAAAAAAAATTGTAGAGCATATGGGCATAACTCTGCATTATGTGGATGCAAGCGAGGAATTTTACAAAGCTTTGTCGGGAATAACTGACCCTGAGAAGAAGAGGAAGATAATCGGAGGAAAGTTTATCAGGGTGTTCGAAAGAGAGGCTTTGAAAGAAAACGCGGAATATCTGATCCAGGGAACAATTGCTCCCGACTGGATTGAGAGCGGAGGAGGATTGCGTGATACGATAAAATCACACCACAACGTCGGCGGGTTGCCATCAGATATAAAGTTAAAGATAGTGGAGCCTCTCAGAGACCTATATAAGGATGAGGTAAGAAACGTTGCAAGAGCTTTGAATCTTGAGGTTGCAGAAAAACAGCCCTTTCCCGGACCGGGACTGGCCGTCCGCATCATAGGCGAAGCCACCGCCGAGAAAGCAAAGGTAATAAGAGAAGCATGCCACATCGTTGAAGAAGAGATAGAAAATGCGGTGGAACAGAAAAAAATGAGTGAACCGTGGCAGTATTTTGCCGTCCTTCTTCCCGTAAAGACTGTTGGGGTACACGGCGACAAAAGGGCTTATGGCTATACTATCGCCATCCGTTCCGTTGAGTCAGTTGATGCGATGACAGCGAATTTCAGCAAAATTCCTTATGATGTGCTTGATAAAATATCCACGAGGATAACAAACGAATTAAAAGAAGTGAATAGGGTAATTTACGACATTACAAACAAGCCGCCGGGCACGGTGGAATGGGAATAG